DNA from Nymphaea colorata isolate Beijing-Zhang1983 chromosome 4, ASM883128v2, whole genome shotgun sequence:
TGAGCAGAACTATGGAAGGAAATTGTGATGCCTGCCCTTGGAAGGCGAAGAAATTCTTCAAAGTTATGATGGATGGCTATAAGGAGACTCTGGTAagttccattcattttttctcctcttcGCCATGATAGATTTTCTTTCGAGGTAACATAGCagctcattctctctctctttctctctctctcacggcATCCATGCTTTTGCTCTGCCATTACAGAAACTCCCACCAGCCTTTGTCTTGAACCATCTGAAAATTAATGGATCCACTGAAAGAGCCACAGTGGAAGACCATAGTGGTAAACTCTGGCACATGGACTTGGTGAAGACGATCAATGGTTCGGTATCACTCTCAGGAAAAAGTTGGATGGAATTTGTGATGGGTCACAGGCTAGAGATCGGAGACTTCCTGGTCTTTCAATACTACGGAAACTTTAATTTCATGGCTCGGGTCTTCGATCACAGCAACTGTGAGAAAAAAGTGTACGTCGGTGAGGCTTCTAGAAATGCCAAATCACGGGATGCAGCCAACTCATTCAAAACTAGAAAGCCGTCGTTCATGAAGAAGATCAGAGGTTTGAAGCATGAAGTTTTGGTTAGTGttcttgcatcttttctttGGTTCACATATCCCACAACGTTCATACGGCCGTTCCTTAATAAACTAAACATTAGTGAATGAAAATTTCTTGCTAAGTAACCTGAAGCATCGTAACAAAGGATAATGAAGCGGAATTTTACTGATGATCTGTAATAATAATTTGAAAAGTTCCACACAGTATAGCCAAGTATAAGTTGCCAACGCTTAAACTTATCTCAGGAGACAAAAGCTTacacatttttcttatttaatttcaGCACATTCCCCAGGACTTTTCAGACGAATACTTGCTTAAAGAGCCATGCTCGCTGAAACTCCAGAATTCTGACGGCAAGGAATGGAGTGTTGCATATGCCTATTCAACAAAAAGAAGTTCACTAAGGACTGGCTGGCACGCCTTCTGCACTGCAAATAACTTGAAGGCAGGAGATGTCTGCGTGTTTGAGCTTAACGGGCAGAGAAGTTTCAGGGTCCATTTTCTACGCAAAGCCTGACTATGGCCTCCCATCTTCCGTTCAATGAAGAAGACATCTGTCATACACAACTTATAGTTCATTAGCTTCTGTCATACACAACTTTTATTTTCGCATGTCAATCATCTCTCCCATCCTTTCTCACATATTTTCGTTATACATGTTTCGGAAGATTGAACCAATTCCACTGACGGGGAAATTTTACAGACATGATTTGTATGGGGCTCATGCCACTTTATATCCTTCAAGAACATGACACAAgttagaagaaagaaaagatcctGAGCCCTGTTTGGCAAGGTGATAccattgtttatttgtttatctgataaaaaaagagagagcagTAACTGTAGCATCACAGgctaagaaagagaaaattgattGTATTTCTTCATCAGCTATAGGGGTGTTGCAGAAAGCAGGTATACATAAGATGagttttttgcaaaagaatatTGCATCTAAGGGAGCTCAGGCTCAAGTCCCACAGAGCAGGAACCATCCGCGTTTAGGCTCATGCGATTGATATAGGCATTAGTGCCTGACTTTTTGCTGTTGAGTTTGAAGATACATTTGTCTCCAGCTTTTAGCATATGTTATCTTTGCAAAACGTGGTCCAACCACCGGTGACTATACGAACAGATGCCCTGAACCTTATCCTATGAAGAAGTCTAATGTTAAATACCTATACGCCTGGAGTACTTCCGTCGCAGTGTTAAAGACTTAAAGTTACTGTAGACTCTGTGCTAGGTGCCAATTTTCCAAGTTCCCTTGCAAATTCGATCGGGATATGCTGTACAAGATGCACTAAAGTATGCATCAAAATAAATATTGGCACAttgtaaataaaaagaaacgTGTAACTCGTAAAAAAATTGTCCGGACTATTAGTGTTGAAGACAAAAGAATACttgttaaaaataattttagtcGGACAAATGAATAGCATAACCAGAACATATCCTCATCTTAAGCCGAATTTTTCCATTTTACTGTACAACATGCAGTTTCCAGGACATAATTTATACCTCACAACTTGTTCCAGATAGAATGCTTCATATTGCATAGaatttgcagttttttttttttgtagccaATAAACGCGGACGGGAATGGAAACAACTAGCGGGGCTTCCATGTTTTGTCAAACACAGAATGCTCTTTTAGAAGAAAAGATCCCCATTTCTCAAAAAACACACGCACCATCCTAGAAAATGAAATCCAGCTGGTAGGTCTGATATGGAGCCTGCTATGGAGCTTCCACACTCCAATAATCAAAGCTATAGGTTAGTTTGAAACCGTGGCTTCTAACTCCATGTTATGATATAAACACACAATGTATGTGCGTATATATGCATAGAGTAGGTTAGCTGATAAAGCATACCACATATCTTTGAACGCTTGAGCCTTGCCATCTAATGACAAcgttaaaagaataaaaaagggTTGCTTGATAAGAAGTGTTCGACCGAGGAGCAGCCTCAAGCTGAGCCTTTCTGACAACCTTCCCAGAGGTTGGAAACTTGGCATGCGTTGCTCTGCCaagggaaaaggaaagcaaaaagaAGCACAAAGGTTGGCATCAAACACTCGTTTCCTCAGAAAGACAATAAAACGAGAACCTTTCCTGATAATCGCACATAACTATGTAAAGGTTAACTGGAAGCCAAAATAAGGGAACAATGACATACCAATTGCAGAATTTCTAACACTTCTTTCTCCGGGAGAAGCCAATTGCAGAGACAGAGAGTATGTGTGGCAGAGTGCAGGTCGCTGTAGCAATAAAAGCAGACCTGCAGCGGCAGCTACAGcagcaagagaagagaagacGCACGCGGCGCTGCCATCGACGGCACCGGATctctttttttagtttctttcttccacTCCTCTCTGAGTCTCTCTGCGGCAGCTATagtaagaaaagaagaggacGCACGCGGCGCTGCCATTATCTGCCTCTacctctctctcctccgtgcaCTCTCTGTCTCTTGTTTCTACTCGGAACTTGAGAAACCAAAAAAGACAGGGAGCTTGGACCCTCAGTCTGGAGTTGCGCTTAAGATGAGCGGCCGGGGAAAGCGACCGAGTTCCCATTTTGTCGTAACTGCTGGTAAATCTACAGATTCACTATGACAATACAAAGCTACAGTTAGTACCTCGTTGTGGCCGTCTCGTTCTTGATAATCAAGGAGACATCAAAACGCCGTTTTCCCGCCGAAATGCATTCCGCAAAAAGCTTCGTGGAAATGGGATGGGATGGGTAAAGGTAGAAGCGCCTTTATGCTGACGTCTATCAATACCGATAACTTGCTATCGGCATTATGCTATGATTTTCTCTGTCATCGTGAtccaacatccgccgatccgcCGCTGGGACATGCGACATGAGATGGCTCTCTGTTTCAGGCTGCCGACTCATCTTTTACACTGGGCGCAAGTGCTATTATCGGCTGGGTTGTGGCTCCAGCCTCCATTGATGGTGAAGATCATAAGTGGTCACTGGTTTGAGTGTCCAAGGCTCATTGACATGGCCCGTTGAAGAATTATATCACAGGCAGCAAGTACCTACCATTAGACCTTGTTTTTTCCTCCTTATTTTGACTTGGATATCCTTGTACTGCTAAAGAAACCTATGGCTGCGCTCGAGCCAGATTAAATACAGTCACCCCATGTTCGGGTGGGTTTAACTAGAAGATGCTCAAATCTGGATGgagaaattcaaaaatcatatatatatatatatatatatatatatatatatatatatatatatatatatatatatatataacatgcaGTGAGTTTTGTGAGAAGAAGAGATAAACCTTAAAGAAAATCAGCTCCTGTTGATCTTCCAAAAATTGAGCTGCGAGAGAGCTTCAAAAAGGTAAGTTTAACTCGTTTGGGTAAACGACCAGCACTATTGGCAATGTGCAACTTCTAGGAATGATCCAACGTTTTGTATGTTAAACAACAGTTATCGGCTCGCCCGAGTTATATGAAGAGATCGTATTTTGACCTCTAAGAACACCATTCCTTTTAAGACATGATGGTGAGAGGAAAGCactttgagatttttcttttgatttctgaTAGTGTCCACCTGATCCTACTTCCCACGTCTTTAGAGTGTCCATATCCAAAAAGCTAAGTAATTTTTGAAAAGTAAATATATTATGCTACCCTTGTCTTGTTCTACGATAAGGTTGAAACAACCATTTTAAagatattcaaggaaagaatcccaacaacatcaatcaaaattaatgattaaaaaaaaatcttttcacaaaaatcagatttagtttcctATATTTATTGTTGCCAAGATTATAGTGTTAAagataaggttgaaagacaacCATTTTAGAGAAATTAAGGAAAGAATCTAataagatcaatcaaaattaatgataaagggaaaaaaatctttccacaaaaaatcaaatttagtttcCCTTGTTTATCGTTGTGAACTTTAACTATTTAAACTCTTTCTATGCATTATGTAACCAACACTCATGGTGACCTTCTATAGTGAAAAACTATGCacgtttaatgaaaaaaatcttttcattgttggtttttatttgtttttcttacttGGTATCAAAGCATGATGCTTGAATAATAAGAATGAAGCTCATAGATGACTTGCAGATGACCAAATACATCGAtgccttcttcaccaaagcgaAGAATCGATcttatgaagaaaatcttgaggAATCAAACTTGGGTTTTTCGAATCGCTGACAAAGCACGATCTACCTTTACAAAAACTTCATGAAGCAAATTTGGGCTCGCCGAATCACTGCCAAAGAAACGACATGATCACCTTTTACAAAGTTTTGTAGCAAACTTGGACTTTTAGATCCATCATCCAATTTGAGAAAGGATGTTAACGATAAAGTTGAAAAACAACCATTCTAAagatattcaaggaaagaatcccagcaagatcattcaaaattaatgataaaagaaaaagaaaatcttttcacaaaaatcagatttagtttctcaAGTTTATCGTTGCCAAGATTATAGGAACTTCAACGCCAAGATTATAGGAACTTCAACAATTTTAACCAACACTCATGGTGGCTTTTCATGGTGACAAACCATGCACGTTTAATAAAAGACATTAAACCCATATATACAACCCACCATTTGATGAACAAAAGGTATCACAAGTTTTTGCATCtgccaaaaggaaaaatgtttgaaataaatattaaaggaaaaagacaaaCGCTTACACCAAcaaagcagtggcggagccacatggtggctagtGTGAGCATTTGTCACCCTAACCTTACAAACTTCACTTATTTTGAtgttaatattttcatatattacCACCAAAACTTTGATGCGTAAAGTACTTGGGTGACAAGGCAACTTATATTTAAAGGGATATGAGATTTGAATTCTATGGTCGCAGTCACCCTCTAGCATGTTACTTTTTTGAGTTGTAAATGATAGTAAGCGCAACACACAGATGATGCGTCTACTAGACCTCATAATGTTAGGGTatgatttaatttaaaattttcacattgcagGTTTTTCCACaagtaaatattaaaagaaaacaaaacttacAATGATATCAACATCCGTATTAGAGGCATATGATTATATGAAATGATACGTAAGATAGTGCTGTATCAGCCCCGTTGAATTGAGGgtgaatttgtttatttttcactaTGTTCATTTAAGAACAGACTTtaaaaactaaagcaaatgaaaaaaaaagaattgaaaaaattgGCATTCACTTGCCCACCACCAACTTACACGGCCCTCCTTCAATGATCTAAAAATATTCATCCATGAATAAAGAAATATTTGATGTGATTCATTCCCAGTCTCACATATTTGGTCCGGAAACGGTCAATGATGTATAGTTGGCACATCCACCTGGAGGGCAAATTGCTGTTTTTCAATTGTTGGTTTGCTTGCCTCTTCTTTTGACACATGGGTACATACACAAGTGCAGTATCACCAAATTAGCGACGGTTCTTTCCACCCTGTTTTGGGTGAGCAAGGTTTAAATGCTGCGTCTCGTCACGACTCCTGTTCGGAGGAGCCTATAGGTTGCACGTCAACTCGCTCTCGGGGTCGCTAAAGACAGTGTTTTCGTTCAACACTTGCCCGGCTGCATTGGTGAAGAGAAGGATAAAAGAATGAGTCCAATCCGATTCCATTAACGCCTTAGCGACATCGAAAAGCGGGCGTTGCGTATCCATTTCGGTTAAAATTTCGGGAGCTCACCGTAATTGAATCCTCCCAGGAAGGCGTTTGCGGTGGGCTCGTGCTGCTGCTGCAACTGCAACTCGGCAAGCAAAGCATCCCTCGACCTGCGGACCACCAAGCAGAAAGCACGGGGTTAAGAGGAGGAAGCAGGAGCAAAGCAATCAGGGAGGAAAGAAATGAAGGGAGGAAGGGGTGCAATACCGTTTTCTGAAATCGGGCAATAAAGAGTTGGACGCTTAGTATTATTTCCAAGCAAACCATCTGGAGGGCAACATGCTGCTTTTCAATTGTTGGTTTGCTTGCTTCTCTTTTGACACATGAATACATACAAAAGTGCGCAGTATCACCAAATTACCGATGGTTCTTTCCACTCTGTTTTGGATGAACTTGGTTTGCCTGGAAATAATACTACGCGTCCAACTCTTTATTGCTCGATTTCAGAAAATGGTATTGCACCCATTCCTCCCTGATTGCTTTGCTCCTGCTTCCTCTTCTTTAACCCTGTGCTTTCTGCTTGGTGGTCCGCAGGTCGAGGGATGCGTTGCTTGCCGAGTTGCAGCAGCAGCACGAGCCCACCGCAAACGCCTTCCTGGGAGGATTCAATTATGGTGAGCTCCCGAAATTTTAACCGAAATGGATACGCAACGCCCGCTTTTCGATTTCGCTAAGGCGTTACTTAAGGGAATCGGATTGGACTCATTCTTTTATCCTTCTCTTCACCAATGCAGCCGGGCAAGTGTTGAACGGAAACACTGTCTTTAGCGACCCCGAGAGCGAGTTGACGTGCAACCTAGCGGCTCCCCGAAAGAGGAGCCGTGACGAGACGCAGCATTTATTTAAACCTTGCTCATCCAAAACAGGGTGGAAAGAACCGTCGGTAATTTGGTGATACTGCACTTTTGTATGTATTCATGtgtcaaaagaagaaacaagcaAACCAACAATTGAAAAGCCGCATTTTGCCCTCCAGATGGATGTGCCAATGGAAGGGTGACAAGAAGGAATATCAATGGATAGAGAATGGCAATGCATCAAAGGGTAACAACAAGGAATAACAATCGATAGAGACTGGGAATGAATAAAAGATTAATCACATCATACATTTCTTTATTCAAGGATGAAACAGAAGTTTACAACCATAAATGAGTGAAAAAATATGTGCAATTACAGTGAAGTCGGACTAATGCATGTTGGCCTTCTCTCAACGGAGATTACAGGAACACAAGAAGTTAAATTAACCCCCTTGTTTTACAGTGTTATCTTCACCTCCGACTGCTCATGAGCTTGCGCCTCTTTGCTTCCTTCCTCTCCcgttctctcctctcttcctcttcaatGAGGGCAAGTTCCCTCTCGTCTTCCTCTTTTGCAATCCTTGCGCTAAAGacccaaaagagaaaatgaattcATCAATCTGATGGAGAAATTTATCAATCTCAACTTGCAGATTGCAGATCTTGCAAACAAAACATGTGTTCTTAACTTTTCTGATTTCTCTCAAAACCATCGCGAGTCCAAGTCCTACACCATCAGgtaaacaaatcaaaaaatcGGGAAACTACTTTTACATCAATAAAACCTTACAGGCTTCCTTTTTTGCATAATTGGAAAGATCAAGTACATGACAACAAACAAGGTCAGAAGTTCAAGATAAAACGAGCAAGTGATTACCTTGGCCTTTCCTCTGCTTGAATGCGTCTGAAATCTACCTCCATGTCACTGTCATCTTCGTCCATCCCTCTATATCTATTAGGATCATACCTGTACAAGATCCGTGAAAACCACCGAGTAACAGGTCAGCCAAATACATTGTCAAcccatttttaaaatttatgatgaTTCAAAATTATGAATTGATAATGCGATACAGACTTGGCTGATCAGACCAGTATCAATGCCCAAGCTCCAGGACAGGCTTATTCTTTTCATGGAAGCAACTTAAAGAGGTTTGATTTTTAAAGTAATATAAAAGCAAATACCTGAACATTTGCCTAATCAAACTTCGGTAATCCCCTCCACTCCCTTCGTCATCAGAATGTTCATCTGCAGGCCTCTTCTTTGGCCGTTTGGTGCTTGTAGGCCAAGAAGGGAGTTGCTTTTGAGGGTTCCCATTCTACAAGAAAAATACAGTTAgatgagagagatagaaagacagagacagagagaagcTAAagccatctatgcagaggaatATAACAGAATAGTTACCCACACCTTTATGTAAGTTACATATCTATCTAACAAGATCATGACATGCAAGAGAACACAAGTCACAGGCACATTTGCAGTTGTATTCTGCTGCCACATAAAATTAACATCCTTTCTCCATAAAATCTTCCACAATTTTGCACTATGCACATATCTCCAAAGAAGTGAATAAATGACAGCACCCGAACTGTTTATTCTGAGGTCTGAAAATTAATTTAAAGTTTCCAGGAATATAAACAAAAGACAAGAAGGAAACAGTTGTTTTCAGGTTTGTTCGAAATGGAATACCAACAACTAACTAAGCAGGAAATGGCAATCCTTAGGGCTTCCTCTGACCAGCTATATAAGTTTTCGGAAGAAGGCAGGACAAATGCACTAGAAGACTGTATAAAATCTAGGTGCTTAAGCCTAGTAGCAGTAGTCACGGCATCTCCATAATCTTATTGCATCAAAATGCACTTAAGAAGTAAACCAGTGAAGCATTTAAGAAAACTCCTtatgagagggagaaaaaatgCAGTCATGGAAtgcaattaaatataagttactAGGTAAGGTTTAGAAACAAAttatgtgcatatatacatgcaaGCATgagcatatgtgtgtgtgtgtgagagagagagagagagaggagagggtggtaaggaagagaggagagagagtcaGAGAACCTGTTTTCCTATTACTTTTGGGTGTTGGGTTGTAGGCAACGGTCGTTGAGAAGTCATTTTAGGAGTTGCATGCTCAGCCTTTTCTGCTCTATGTATTGCTTTTGAACCACCACCTGCTGCTTTGGTAAGGGTGTCTTTGGTGCACTAACAGAAGGCTTATGCTTATTTGTAGCACTAATAGCCTTCCTGTGGTCCAATGTAGCACCACGCAACTTTTGACCTGGCACTTTTGTTCCAATGGGCCGGCCAAGTCCATTCCCTCCATTACCAGCGGGAAGCTTCCCAGGTTCACCTTTCCTTGCATTACCAGCAGGAAGCTTCCTAAGTTCACCATATCCTGCATTACCAGCAGGAAGCTTCCCAGGTTCACCATTTCCTGCTGCTATCTTCCTAGGTTCACCATTTCCTGCATTACCAGCAGGAAGCTTCCCAGGTTCACCATTTCCTGTTGCTATCTTCCTAGGTTCACCATTTCCTGCATTACAAGCAGGAAGCTTCCTATGTCCACCATTTCCTGCATTGCCAGCAGGAGGCTTCCTAGGTTCACCATTGCCAGAAATACTAGCAGGAATTTTCCTAGTCCCACCAGATGATTTAAGGTTGCTCGCAGGAGCACCTTTTTCTGCGCCAAAGTGAAGTGGAAGCCTACCAGCTGAAACTGTTTCTTGGTTACCATGGACAGCACGCAGTGCGTTCGCAGGCTTGCTCAGTGATGGCTTTCGATTGGCAGTCACTTGGCTTGACCAAGCATCTTAGACATCAGAGTAACTTAAATAAATCCTCCTGgtgaaaatatataagaaagaataaactCAAAGATAGTGGACACAACGTCACTATCAACACACCAAAAGTAGGAAGCACTTTTGGTTGAGGGATGGGATCCTTTGCAGGTGCAGGAAATTCTGCATCTCCTGACAACAGGAATGAATAATCTCTGGCTTCTTTAAGTTTCTGTGTTTTCAGCTTGGTCTGCAAGCACAGAGCAATCCTCTTCAAGGTAAAATTTACATATCGTTGTAGGCAAGTCCTTTTTGACCACCATACCTTGTCAACAGGCTTAGGTGGTGGCCTACTTTCAGTAGATCTTCTATGTGCATTTGCCATGCTATGGACATTCTTGTTTTGCTGCTGGAAACATTCAGTAGGTGAGTCAGCAGGACAGTTACATGCAAACTAATGATCACACTCACCCATTCATACCTGTGAAGCAGCCTTTGATCCACTGATTGTAATGTGATGTAAATCCAGCATACCACGCCTTTCTTCTATCACTCTTTTTGCAACAACAGGCTGAGAAGGCCCAAAGAAAGAACCAAAGCTGCAAAATAGAACAGTCATCAGTTTGgaacttaaaataaaataatcattACAAACTATTTCTTAATGTCAAAATTGATAGAAAGAAACCAATACTCAGCATGATAAAGGTTTTATCACAAAGTTCTGATTAtcaattttaataaattatgaaatttttatattcacaAATCACAAGCCTTAAGCCCAGCCTATTTAGGGAGTACTAAATGCAAGTTATGGCAATTGGTTCATACCATCATACAGTGATACTTTTTATTTAGACTATCTATCTCACAGGACTAAAGATGAGAGAACAACATTTTGGTGAAATTGCATACCACGCATTATACATAAGGTGGTATAATATGGTAGTAAAAATTAGGTATCCACATGGTCTATGCATACACTATGCATTTCATCAAATTGCAGAAGCAAGAATCAAGTGTGAAGTGCAAGCTGCGGAACATCTTCTTGCATAGTCCAATCAAGTCCCATCACAAGGGAACAGCGAGATCTGTTAGGGTCCATCTCATTTGTATCCAAGAATGCCCCTTctgaaaataaatcatgtaaGATCTGTCCATACTCCAATTGTGGAAATTAAGCTTATGATGATATGCAAAATTCAATGCCCCAATATGCTGATGGTGTTGCTTGCttatataaaggaaaaggaactaCAAACATGAAATTATTATTTCTGTCcagatgagagaaaaacaatccTCTGAAGACAACAAGACTTTGAAATACCTTTCTGTCACACAGCTATGGAAAGAGGGTCATAAGGCTGCAAATTACCTGGTTAGGTATGTCAGCTTCAAGCCTGTTTGGCCTTTGTGGCACAGGGTACATACCTGCATTGAATTCTAGGGTTCCTCCAGAGACCTCCTCATAGGCAAGGTAAGCGCACCCTGGAGTTTTCCTCGATAGACAAACAAAACGAGAAGTGGAAGATGAAAAGCATAGCTGGTTATAACTTATATGTGTTGTCTAATTGTATGTACATGAATAAGAGCGGATGTTTTATTTCTCATAAATGTCTCCATTTTCTGGTCTGGTGTAATTGTTTTTACTGAGAATGTTCCAGTCAGAATCCCAAAAAGGAGACACCTTTGATTCCTCAGGATAAAATGTACAATGGAACAGATAACATCTTTTATATGTACATTGTGCAGTCAACATGCACATCCTAGGCTGGCAAGtccaacagaagaaaaaatttgGCAGTTCATTCACAATTTTAATGTACAAAAAGGTCTTTGGGCTTCTGCATTTAACCTctttacaaaaatgaaacatgaaCTAATATAAGTTACCAAAGCATACAGTTTAAATTGCAGATCCACAAGCCCAACATTTTTGACAGATCCTACATGAAAGATGACGGGGTACCAATTTAACATGgagaaagaaatataaaagaatgatATTCACATTTCACTGTAAATCCATGTGCATTAGCCAGCAAGCAACATATAAGGGTTTCAAGAAACGCAGAGATGCCAAAACAAGTGCAAGATATTCACCACACAAGAATGTTAGTTGGCTAGACTAAGATCAGTCCTCCACCATGCAAGCCAACttcaaaatatacaaatgaaagaaaagaagatggcaCATTTCAGAAGCACAAAAAGGGCCATGGGTGATACCTATCTCTGGAAGATGATTTCTTCTCTTTGGCTGATACC
Protein-coding regions in this window:
- the LOC116253197 gene encoding uncharacterized protein LOC116253197 encodes the protein MFVAESDRELDEYEEDEQYKDNDQYEEEEEEAAYKDENNEEEDPQLTKDQLEYLERRQKLKEIVRQKMKKENDLVLVSAKEKKSSSRDSFGSFFGPSQPVVAKRVIEERRGMLDLHHITISGSKAASQQQNKNVHSMANAHRRSTESRPPPKPVDKVWWSKRTCLQRYVNFTLKRIALCLQTKLKTQKLKEARDYSFLLSGDAEFPAPAKDPIPQPKVLPTFDAWSSQVTANRKPSLSKPANALRAVHGNQETVSAGRLPLHFGAEKGAPASNLKSSGGTRKIPASISGNGEPRKPPAGNAGNGGHRKLPACNAGNGEPRKIATGNGEPGKLPAGNAGNGEPRKIAAGNGEPGKLPAGNAGYGELRKLPAGNARKGEPGKLPAGNGGNGLGRPIGTKVPGQKLRGATLDHRKAISATNKHKPSVSAPKTPLPKQQVVVQKQYIEQKRLSMQLIGKQNGNPQKQLPSWPTSTKRPKKRPADEHSDDEGSGGDYRSLIRQMFRYDPNRYRGMDEDDSDMEVDFRRIQAEERPSARIAKEEDERELALIEEEERRERERKEAKRRKLMSSRR